Proteins encoded in a region of the Flavobacterium sp. PMTSA4 genome:
- the glmS gene encoding glutamine--fructose-6-phosphate transaminase (isomerizing), with protein MCGIVGYIGYREAYPIVIKGLKRLEYRGYDSAGIMLFDGNGLKVSKTKGKVSDLEEKSKDIATSKAVIGMGHTRWATHGVPNDVNSHPHLSNSGKLAIIHNGIIENYEPLKKELINRGYVFKSDTDTEVLVNLIEEVQKKENFKLGKAVQVALNQVVGAYAICVFDVDKPDEIVVARLGSPLAIGVGKDEFFIASDASPFIEYTSNAIYLEDEEMAIVRQHKPLKIRKIKDDSLVDPYIQELQMNLEQIEKGGYDHFMLKEIYEQPNVIKDTYRGRLHANEGIIQMAGVEDNLEKFINAERIIIVACGTSWHAGLVAEYVIEEFSRIPVEVEYASEFRYRNPIISSKDVVIAISQSGETADTLAAIKLAKEKGAFVFGVCNVVGSSISRETHAGAYTHAGPEIGVASTKAFTTQITVLTMIALRLAKVKGTLSNSDFHRYLQELELIPEKVLEALSTNDIAKEIATKYKDASNCLYLGRGYNFPVALEGALKLKEISYIHAEGYPAAEMKHGPIALIDEKMPVIVIAPKQGHYDKVVSNIQEIKSRSGKIIAVVTKGDTQVKELADHVIEIPETSDALSPLITTIPLQLLSYHIAVLRDCNVDQPRNLAKSVTVE; from the coding sequence ATGTGTGGAATTGTTGGCTACATTGGATATCGCGAAGCATATCCTATAGTAATAAAAGGATTAAAAAGACTAGAATACAGAGGATATGATAGTGCTGGAATAATGCTTTTTGATGGAAATGGATTAAAAGTTTCCAAGACAAAAGGGAAAGTTTCAGATCTTGAAGAAAAATCAAAAGACATTGCTACTTCTAAAGCGGTAATTGGAATGGGTCATACTCGTTGGGCAACTCATGGTGTTCCAAATGATGTAAATTCACATCCTCATTTATCAAATTCAGGTAAATTAGCAATAATTCATAATGGTATTATTGAAAACTACGAACCATTAAAAAAGGAACTCATTAATAGGGGTTATGTTTTTAAATCAGATACTGACACTGAAGTATTAGTTAATTTGATAGAAGAAGTTCAGAAGAAAGAAAATTTCAAACTTGGTAAAGCTGTTCAGGTTGCATTAAATCAAGTTGTTGGAGCTTATGCTATTTGTGTTTTTGATGTTGATAAACCAGATGAAATTGTTGTAGCTCGTTTAGGAAGTCCATTGGCAATAGGTGTTGGTAAAGATGAATTCTTTATCGCTTCAGATGCTTCTCCATTTATTGAGTATACATCAAATGCTATTTATTTAGAAGATGAAGAAATGGCAATTGTTCGTCAACATAAACCTTTAAAAATCAGAAAAATTAAAGATGATTCGTTAGTTGATCCTTATATTCAGGAACTTCAAATGAATTTAGAGCAAATTGAAAAAGGAGGTTATGACCATTTTATGCTCAAAGAAATATATGAGCAACCAAATGTAATAAAAGATACTTATCGAGGAAGATTACATGCTAATGAAGGAATTATCCAAATGGCAGGTGTTGAAGATAATTTAGAAAAATTCATTAACGCTGAAAGAATTATCATTGTTGCTTGTGGAACATCATGGCACGCAGGATTAGTAGCAGAATATGTAATCGAAGAATTTTCAAGAATTCCAGTTGAGGTCGAGTATGCTTCTGAATTTAGATACAGAAACCCAATCATTTCATCAAAAGATGTTGTTATAGCAATATCGCAATCTGGGGAAACAGCAGATACTTTAGCGGCAATTAAGTTAGCCAAAGAAAAAGGAGCATTTGTGTTTGGAGTTTGTAATGTAGTTGGTTCTTCAATTTCAAGAGAAACTCATGCTGGAGCTTATACACACGCTGGGCCAGAAATTGGAGTGGCATCAACAAAAGCATTCACTACACAAATTACGGTGTTAACAATGATTGCCTTGCGTTTGGCAAAAGTAAAAGGAACTTTATCAAATTCTGATTTCCACCGTTATTTACAAGAATTAGAGTTAATTCCTGAAAAAGTTTTAGAAGCTTTATCAACCAATGATATTGCAAAAGAAATAGCCACAAAATATAAAGATGCGTCAAATTGTCTTTATTTAGGAAGAGGTTATAATTTTCCTGTTGCATTAGAAGGTGCATTAAAGCTAAAAGAAATATCATATATTCATGCAGAAGGTTATCCTGCCGCAGAAATGAAGCACGGACCAATTGCATTAATTGATGAAAAAATGCCTGTAATTGTTATTGCTCCAAAGCAAGGACATTATGACAAAGTAGTTAGTAATATACAAGAAATTAAATCAAGAAGCGGAAAAATTATTGCAGTAGTTACTAAAGGTGATACACAAGTAAAAGAATTGGCTGATCACGTGATTGAAATTCCAGAAACTTCAGATGCATTATCACCATTAATTACAACCATTCCGCTACAATTATTGTCTTATCATATTGCTGTTTTAAGAGATTGTAATGTTGATCAACCAAGAAATTTAGCAAAATCGGTTACCGTAGAGTAG